A region of Drosophila mauritiana strain mau12 chromosome 3L, ASM438214v1, whole genome shotgun sequence DNA encodes the following proteins:
- the LOC117139444 gene encoding uncharacterized protein LOC117139444, with product MAGMEVKEKEEQLLLDTLIGLWSQYLQASELEDASVKDHWLWLLLYNLQFLDDKNLQDAWLNSHFNLMPEELCSYLLEQVYQIISEAKRSQESSPTHEPEQQDKCIKQLRKQHNLAQLILSTPSDCNKILALRTFLTDKLGHHLLAFLLRVDIKLIASQKSLCHLCINLFPNCKWSASNEQLIPMTSIAQFIGSFYLNSQSKKLRRQQQSKSQLPNHISNPIKSSFEDFKGTTRSSDELALLLILLLTRCVDAEQESQLSVTVHNFALGHLCSSSEQDAPGDNDEIIKFELLQLIAHCVNNFYVLEQQQPNVHDFNSNFGQLLYALTANRRSPLLAHGVLYIMFGTLHNLVDNGVRELNQIDVRNFDDCFEVLQEAAKSTNFSTAIFLHIYKMLLRLTDNLSSQEQHLQSLMESSASTAMPKQQQHPRHKRQRSSQLHCLGATSLSCYFQGKLYHLLPSLEAELQEHSVRSLLRTGSCCCHYNVRNYATCLQLATQLSSSYQKCAYKFLHYNVLHTIFVKRNPQGCPGCEDKLKSPVFHMDLLNIYKDNYKALLNTPAMLLFLKHLKHIAYLLPYDLASGILAEVALPIFRLYKELIESGESKRKISKVTPLQLPSKLENYRALHECLSIFVMYLSDIRLVKAFYNEENIRYMQDLLIIPELQRGVCDLIKVGIDNIAFLGENSREQITLSRRLIQLQLNSSDRASQLFQALLHKCSKHSRAKFWLDESSNPAKLEGHKPADILYITALQWTLNFELLKTSQLFYNEFAKIYSIPVEMLDDEDEGEVETPTSELLPGEKKLRHGDKNIFDILRLNYNALGCFLMLPKATMGPTTSSTATTPTAGICGSSSLETLIAQLPLGGSTSVSVTTAASSDYADSTLDYASVIGNYDSYSRDMATPSFLQQLLACEPDESTVLFDIRGSQSSNSLILPNEEEGATADGIINKLFSIVGSLVGGSPGSGGSANSPTRANIDADFFCLYEPNGECKKLLLKLFEATMAICIKGFQNEEVEKMQKHLRKLRAIILSHATDNWSEHGEQHARDNAVIQTLQTLLKIAELSSTHQEPTGVVNSPSGDSQQPRPRARSFNSGSVELPRLQTVKLPAKNSLATPPTPRRRPNSSEANAGVDADYFSTRASLSCAADSELELSENEHEFYLTADEGYEADGEIADLSESECELNGGVLAANESTWTPFQPSSRYRSHIMHQGLSQLVVQMLAELSLLCIKQPNGWTESLTQLANRLFVIRDYLGGPLCLLKGFAPILSCSDPRLRELQQSVLELVTHLNTPEVLQCYYSILASRQPPVDLLMRHMHHISSGSLRKAQPCMELDFPITTDGKIVVTSEPLVSEQIEGVRLHHQQCQTSTLFTRAACIFPVTQTRIWQPDGLTLSLWLELRGQQMHRSSMQFNDDETRYSGEDLTKLHLLSLGTNQAMVSIYISHNMQLIFELVKPNEQLAPVRVEEQIEANADTASVISANTQAANGGTIRQALKQTKLALLNSFGQMHLLNGHQAAADSTGGYFEGSAVQLQHLRLPRHKWMHLVFGLQQQADSVEISIFLDGVEQHTMRLPFRNLRQLTRVHSFQLLALGEGQPTRSPGSSSSSRSTLDGSTPRYALSNVILFKRRLVDPLLMMNLTAMGPDFTEFTQCQVANWKPNYGFVSLGKLSSSNFGNHLDCMRQLRQARVLVYTAQQPDLVMSYDASQELDMACYGQPHGHMLYGELQQHQPQTLQSATSLSGGLSTLLYLFARIVELTGNASTQALALDLLLQVAHSDAQLYTEFQRQDYLSLIGYVIKSEKCSKDVQLLRSIVNNACSQVLITRKGDSINVNDNTMATLVYPRLMLTVLQRYSDWHRSGATHSDVLDMLFRCILALTRDKHPQRDFNMEQLQKCGLLGALLNLCKVYVIESPSPVQISPYAAECFVQILAVFSGSPPDSSMLDEIMKLLLLLHKPSDCYVTHDRTHFYFLLTAQQPAKERSLVAANLSRVTTSLRRQLHPQPQELDPERAERIKKLRRLHASTSGYRKAVNEFEEQLDQMADCSNLNKSALRLLSPVEATRWRLKFKRRHPTSANSPKRSPLKIARRRIHPHLHLGKIWQPSGHSTPSSGQSSLPNRKTDFYDQLGIIRLQQRLLILLKDFLCLLPDSSVDVVTRHYVKLELLLVLANQRSCAVRQAIIQLVDVLTKRLPTGELNAATKLMYPLHLANQLTIHGCDVGMFEACLAWINGMHCSLTDIQSCEAPLRIRQRFGLQSLLAIAEGTEPQWVFKALLRLYLQNPDDQTCLIEAGLLQCSVKALYKIYSLRVGQSNADESVVELLASIGERAIRSVGQINLVWDILNLLSFYQDKQPQLIMRSFRTAQAQLQLEWLTKFFEPNSFRVAVTNDSSLSHSELRTRVELLIDRCTQFFTVGVGQTTGPNYVASSQELALFQLLVSYGISSNQRCNNFIAWGLQPSRPRDLRSYIVDALWRSQQDEFQRAIICDAKMIKALLWLSLLEDMPEPIENLQPLCDALGIKENDSSWNLVHELDRLDQNRNNMAAKQKTLLEKTVYRFEPLVQQCVESSMVTTRKVAELQNAERKALMCHMKVYDDTYTYTKWLEIIRRMTHEGAPWHSAERAECSWELDDTEGPSRVHTRLRRCHLDIDRRFFMNEYRPGQGHREDLEPYVRPLDYLIASYDQQLNISLNSQILYNFAAKFLPVDGEIEGEIIITDLKLYFLATYRCRYFNVNCDIANITEIWLKRYQHQETAFEILLDTNKSLFFSLQNADDWKIMREVFCDKIVATPDQSKVLAITQQWREGLLTNWEYLMTLNQISGRTYNDLMQYPVFPWVLANYNSEVLDLREGHNFRRLGRPIAVQVEENEKHYISNYTYIDSTNTTMGSLILKPYHYSSHYSNSGTVLHFLVRVPPFTSYFLRYQDNDFDLPDRTFHALNTTWLLASRDSPTDVKELIPEFFCLPEMFENFERFKFGCRQNGERVEDVSLPPWSQRDSRLFVLIHRQALESELVRNQIHNWIDLIFGYKQSGESAVEAINVFHPATYAVFLDSEISDPIEREAVKTMVKTYGQMPRQLFKSPHPASRPLDYSLVDKPIVSTVRGLRWGVYVGSPQLKAPSWANIHKIPGTEHLVSFCNTNVVYALPGRASVMQGAEPDTYNVISWGYDDRIVRIQPLNKPQAKPKNLLHNGTFDDITACGCDVNSNQLWFGHKSGRISVYKCTGGLDSQQRASAKSRQSYARGFSLSYNSAFRKMTNKGIGGGGSERVDEAGNLHPTSSASSVNSSSTSSGGDAFQRDGADLNWLGPTLLVRHTDEITCITLSVEFKIAVTAGRDGIAVIWDLNDWSYVRTIARPAEIHQSPITHVAISPTLGDIVTVHTLPQSSTTSTDPKTTAAATRPNSLNVADECFEVTEENLDDFVNVNVNPNGKSILRLHSVNARYVQHLVHEDRILAVCYSYIKEGVGVNVIATAVEGGFVRFWSSWNLSFVSELTTGTSPIRSICYSTHQHLVVLTRESHIQVWESEGLYGNAPKFPQIVYK from the exons TAAGATTCTCGCTCTGCGGACATTCCTCACCGATAAACTGGGCCATCATCTACTAGCTTTTCTGCTGCGCGTGGATATCAAG CTCATTGCATCCCAGAAGAGTCTGTGCCACCTGTGCATTAACCTGTTTCCCAACTGCAAGTGGAGTGCATCCAACGAGCAGCTGATTCCCATGACCAGCATTGCCCAATTCATCGGAAGTTTCTACCTCAATTCGCAAAGCAAAAAGCTGAGACGCCAGCAGCAATCAAAAAGTCAATTACCCAATCACATATCCAATCCAATCAAATCGAGTTTTGAAGACTTCAAAGGGACGACAAGGAGCAGTGACGAACTGGCCCTGCTGCTCATCCTATTGCTCACCAGATGCGTGGATGCAGAGCAGGAATCCCAGCTGAGCGTTACGGTCCATAACTTTGCACTGGGGCACTTGTGTTCCAGTTCGGAGCAGGATGCACCGGGGGATAACGATGAGATCATTAAGTTTGAACTGCTCCAATTGATAGCACACTGTGTAAACAACTTTTACGTGCtagagcaacagcagccgaaTGTCCATGACTTCAACAGCAACTTTGGGCAGCTCCTCTATGCACTGACCGCCAATCGGAGGAGTCCCCTTCTGGCTCATGGAGTATTGTACATAATGTTTGGCACCCTCCACAACCTGGTGGATAATGGCGTGCGGGAGTTGAACCAGATCGATGTGAGGAACTTTGATGACTGCTTCGAGGTCTTGCAAGAGGCGGCCAAATCGACCAACTTCTCGACCGCCATATTCCTGCATATATACAAAATGCTGCTACGCCTGACGGACAACCTCTCGAGCCAGGAGCAGCACCTGCAGAGTCTCATGGAGAGCAGTGCATCCACCGCGATGCccaagcaacagcaacatccgCGGCACAAAAGACAAAGGAGCAGTCAGCTGCATTGCCTGGGAGCCACTTCCCTTAGCTGCTACTTCCAGGGAAAACTGTATCATTTGCTGCCCAGCCTGGAGGCAGAGCTGCAGGAGCATAGCGTGAGGAGTCTGCTCCGAACCGGAAGCTGTTGCTGCCACTACAACGTCAGGAACTACGCCACGTGCCTGCAACTAGCCACTCAACTTTCCAGCAGCTATCAGAAGTGTGCCTACAAATTCCTCCACTACAATGTGCTGCACACTATATTTGTAAAGCGGAATCCCCAGGGATGCCCGGGTTGCGAGGATAAGCTGAAGTCGCCTGTATTTCACATGGATCTACTGAACATCTACAAGGATAACTACAAGGCCCTGCTGAACACACCTGCAATGCTGCTCTTTCTCAAGCACCTAAAACATATCGCCTATCTGCTGCCCTATGACTTAGCCTCTGGAATCCTGGCGGAGGTGGCCTTGCCCATTTTTAGGCTGTACAAGGAACTGATTGAAAGTGGCGAAAGCAAGAGAAAGATTAGCAAGGTCACTCCCCTACAGTTGCCCAGCAAGTTGGAGAACTACAGAGCTCTTCACGAATGCCTGAGTATCTTCGTCATGTACCTGAGTGATATCCGCCTGGTCAAAGCTTTCTACAACGAGGAGAACATCCGCTATATGCAGGATCTTCTGATCATACCCGAACTGCAGCGGGGAGTATGTGATCTCATCAAGGTGGGCATTGATAACATAGCTTTTCTGGGCGAGAACAGCCGGGAGCAGATCACTCTGAGCAGGAGACTCATCCAGCTGCAGCTGAACAGTAGTGACAGGGCATCCCAGCTCTTCCAGGCTCTGCTGCACAAGTGCTCCAAGCACTCCCGCGCCAAATTCTGGCTGGATGAGAGCTCCAATCCTGCCAAGCTCGAGGGTCACAAACCCGCGGACATACTCTACATAACCGCCCTGCAATGGACCCTGAACTTTGAGCTCTTGAAGACCAGTCAGTTGTTCTACAATGAGTTTGCCAAAATCTACTCAATACCCGTGGAAATGCTggacgacgaggatgagggTGAGGTGGAGACGCCAACGAGCGAGCTGCTCCCAGGGGAGAAGAAGCTGCGGCATGGGGACAAAAACATCTTTGACATCTTGAGGCTGAACTACAACGCGCTGGGCTGTTTCCTCATGCTGCCAAAAGCCACAATGGGGCCAACCACATCCTCCACCGCAACCACGCCCACAGCCGGCATTTGCGGCTCAAGTTCATTGGAAACCCTAATCGCGCAGCTGCCACTCGGTGGCTCCACTTCAGTCTCGGTCACAACGGCTGCCAGTTCAGACTACGCGGACTCGACATTGGATTACGCATCTGTGATTGGTAACTACGATAGCTACTCGCGGGACATGGCCACCCCCTCGTTCCTGCAGCAACTCCTCGCCTGCGAACCGGATGAGAGTACGGTGCTCTTCGACATCCGTGGCAGTCAGTCCAGCAACTCCCTCATCCTGCCAAACGAGGAGGAAGGGGCAACAGCCGATGGCATCATCAACAAGCTCTTCAGCATTGTGGGATCCCTGGTTGGCGGCAGTCCAGGAAGCGGCGGAAGTGCCAACTCCCCGACACGTGCTAATATTGATGCGGATTTCTTCTGCTTATACGAACCCAACGGCGAATGCAAGAAACTCTTGCTCAAACTCTTCGAGGCGACCATGGCCATCTGCATCAAGGGTTTCCAAAACGAAGAAG TGGAGAAGATGCAGAAGCACCTGCGCAAGCTGAGAGCCATCATTTTGAGCCATGCCACGGACAACTGGTCGGAGCACGGGGAACAGCATGCCCGGGACAATGCGGTCATCCAGACGCTGCAGACCCTGCTCAAAATCGCCGAGCTATCGAGCACTCACCAGGAGCCGACGGGCGTGGTCAACAGCCCCTCCGGCGATTCCCAGCAGCCACGACCACGTGCCAGATCCTTCAACAGCGGCAGCGTGGAGCTGCCCAGATTGCAGACTGTTAAACTGCCGGCCAAGAACTCCCTGGCCACGCCGCCCACGCCGCGGCGGAGACCCAATTCCAGCGAGGCGAATGCTGGCGTGGATGCGGATTACTTCTCCACCCGGGCCTCATTGAGCTGTGCCGCCGACAGTGAACTGGAACTGAGCGAGAACGAGCACGAGTTTTACCTCACCGCCGACGAGGGTTACGAGGCAGATGGCGAAATCGCTGACCTCAGTGAATCCGAGTGCGAGCTCAATGGGGGCGTCTTGGCAGCCAACGAATCGACGTGGACCCCGTTTCAGCCATCCTCCCGCTATCGAAGCCACATCATGCACCAGGGTCTCAGTCAGCTGGTGGTGCAAATGCTAGCGGAACTATCCCTGCTCTGCATCAAGCAGCCAAACGGATGGACAGAGAGTCTAACCCAACTGGCGAACCGGTTGTTCGTCATCAGGGACTACCTTGGAGGTCCTCTATGCTTGCTTAAGGGATTCGCGCCGATTCTGAGCTGCAGCGATCCAAGATTGAGGG AGTTACAGCAATCGGTCCTAGAGTTGGTTACCCATCTGAACACACCAGAGGTGCTGCAGTGCTACTACTCTATCCTGGCCTCCAGACAACCCCCCGTGGATCTGTTAATGCGGCACATGCACCACATTTCCTCCGGATCGCTGCGAAAGGCTCAGCCATGTATGGAGCTAGACTTTCCCATCACCACTGATGGCAAGATAGTAGTCACCTCGGAGCCATTGGTCAGCGAGCAGATAGAGGGGGTGCGCCTGCACCACCAGCAATGTCAGACGAGCACGCTATTTACTCGGGCTGCCTGCATTTTTCCGGTGACCCAGACGCGTATTTGGCAACCGGATGGCTTGACCCTATCACTGTGGCTGGAATTGAGAGGGCAGCAGATGCATCGCAGCTCCATGCAATTTAACGACGATGAAACACGCTACTCTGGAGAGGATCTAACA AAACTCCACCTGCTTTCTTTGGGAACTAACCAAGCCATGGTCAGTATATACATCAGCCACAACATGCAGCTTATCTTCGAGCTGGTCAAACCGAACGAACAACTAGCTCCAGTTCGTGTGGAGGAGCAAATAGAAGCCAATGCAGATACGGCATCCGTAATCTCGGCCAACACTCAGGCGGCCAATGGAGGAACCATTCGACAGGCTCTCAAACAAACCAAGCTAGCGCTGCTCAACAGCTTCGGCCAGATGCATCTGCTCAATGGGCACCAAGCCGCGGCGGATTCAACAGGTGGCTATTTTGAGGGCTCGGCCGTACAGCTCCAGCATTTGCGATTGCCACGCCACAAGTGGATGCATTTGGTATTTGGTCTGCAGCAGCAAGCAGATTCCGTGGAGATCAGCATATTCCTTGATGGGGTGGAGCAACACACCATGCGGTTGCCTTTCCGGAATCTCCGCCAGCTTACCCGAGTGCACAGCTTTCAGTTGTTGGCTCTGGGTGAAGGACAGCCGACCAGGAGTCCCGGAAGCAGCTCCTCCTCGCGATCCACCCTGGATGGTTCGACCCCTCGGTATGCCCTCTCGAACGTGATCCTTTTCAAGCGCCGCCTAGTGGATCCCTTGCTGATGATGAATCTCACGGCCATGGGGCCGGACTTCACCGAATTCACACAGTGCCAAGTGGCAAATTGGAAGCCAAACTATGGCTTCGTGAGCCTGGGCAAGCTGTCGTCCTCGAATTTCGGTAACCACCTGGACTGCATGCGTCAGTTGAGACAGGCTAGAGTCCTCGTGTACACCGCCCAGCAGCCGGATCTGGTGATGAGCTACGATGCTAGCCAGGAACTGGACATGGCCTGCTATGGACAGCCCCACGGACACATGCTGTACGGGGaactgcagcagcaccaaCCGCAGACCCTCCAGTCGGCCACGTCCCTCAGCGGTGGACTCTCCACGCTGCTGTATCTGTTCGCCAGG ATTGTTGAGCTCACTGGCAATGCAAGTACCCAGGCCTTGGCTCTGGATCTGCTGTTGCAGGTGGCGCATTCGGATGCTCAGCTGTACACAGAGTTCCAACGACAGGATTACCTGTCTTTAATCGGCTACGTCATAAAGTCGGAGAAGTGTTCAAAGGATGTCCAGTTGCTCCGGAGCATTGTGAACAATGCCTGTTCCCAGGTGCTGATCACCAGGAAGGGGGATTCCATTAATGTAAATGACAACACCATGGCCACTCTGGTATATCCCCGCCTGATGCTGACCGTGCTACAGCGCTACTCCGACTGGCACCGATCCGGAGCAACCCACTCCGATGTCCTGGACATGCTTTTCCGCTGCATTCTGGCTCTCACCAGGGATAAGCATCCGCAAAGGGACTTCAACATGGAGCAACTTCAGAAGTGCGGTTTGCTTGGAGCACTCCTCAATCTCTGCAAGGTCTATGTGATAGAGTCACCCAGTCCGGTTCAGATTTCACCCTATGCCGCCGAGTGCTTTGTCCAAATACTGGCCGTGTTTTCAGGATCGCCGCCTGACTCCTCCATGCTGGATGAGATCATGAAACTTCTCTTGCTGCTTCACAAGCCCAGTGATTGTTATGTGACCCACGATCGCACGCACTTCTACTTCCTCCTAACGGCTCAACAGCCGGCAAAGGAACGCTCCCTGGTGGCAGCCAATTTGAGCAGGGTGACCACATCGCTGCGACGGCAGTTGCATCCTCAACCGCAGGAATTGGATCCCGAGCGAGCGGAAAGGATTAAGAAACTGCGACGACTTCATGCCAGCACGTCTGGTTACAGAAAAGCTGTCAACGAGTTCGAGGAGCAGCTGGACCAGATGGCCGACTGCTCAAACCTCAACAAGTCCGCCTTGAGACTGCTGAGTCCCGTGGAGGCCACTCGATGGCGCCTGAAGTTCAAGCGACGCCATCCCACCAGTGCCAACAGTCCGAAGAGGAGCCCGCTGAAGATCGCTCGAAGGCGCATCCACCCGCATCTGCATCTCGGCAAGATCTGGCAGCCATCGGGTCACagcactcccagctcgggtcAGTCATCACTGCCGAATAGGAAGACAGACTTTTATGATCAGCTGGGGATCATCCGACTGCAGCAGCGCCTCCTCATCCTGCTAAAGGATTTCCTTTGCCTTCTGCCGGATTCATCGGTGGATGTGGTCACTCGACACTACGTGAAACTGGAACTGCTTTTGGTTCTGGCCAACCAGCGCAGCTGCGCCGTGCGCCAGGCCATCATTCAGTTGGTGGACGTGCTGACAAAGCGTCTGCCTACTGGGGAACTCAACGCCGCTACCAAGTTGATGTATCCGCTGCATCTGGCCAATCAGTTGACCATCCACGGATGTGATGTAGGCATGTTTGAGGCCTGTCTAGCCTGGATCAACGGGATGCACTGCAGCCTGACGGATATTCAAAGCTGCGAGGCACCTCTAAGGATTCGCCAGCGCTTTGGACTCCAATCCCTGCTGGCTATCGCGGAAGGAACCGAGCCCCAGTGGGTATTCAAGGCGCTCTTACGTCTGTATCTGCAG AATCCTGATGATCAGACATGTCTGATTGAAGCAGGACTACTGCAGTGCTCGGTGAAGGCCCTTTACAAGATCTACTCCTTACGTGTGGGTCAATCCAATGCCGATGAGTCCGTTGTGGAACTACTGGCCAGTATTGGAGAGCGGGCAATTCGTTCTGTTGGCCAGATAAAT ctcgtttgggacattCTCAACTTGCTATCCTTTTACCAGGACAAGCAACCACAGTTGATTATGCGCAGTTTCCGAACTGCCCAGGCTCAACTTCAACTGGAGTGGCTCACCAAGTTCTTTGAGCCCAACAGTTTCCGGGTTGCAGTGACCAACGATTCCTCCCTAAGTCACTCGGAGCTGCGGACCCGAGTAGAGCTGCTCATAGATCGCTGCACTCAGTTCTTCACCGTAGGCGTGGGCCAGACCACCGGACCAAACTATGTGGCCAGTTCCCAGGAGTTGGCTCTCTTCCAGCTGCTCGTTTCCTATGGGATCTCGAGCAATCAGCGATGCAACAACTTTATAGCCTGGGGGCTTCAACCTTCGCGTCCACGCGATCTGCGCTCCTACATTGTGGATGCCCTGTGGCGATCCCAACAGGATGAGTTCCAGCGGGCTATTATCTGTGATGCTAAGATGATCAAGGCGCTACTCTGGCTCTCCCTGCTGGAGGACATGCCGGAGCCCATTGAAAACCTGCAGCCTCTTTGTGATGCCTTGGGAATCAAGGAGAATGACTCCTCATGGAATCTCGTCCATGAGCTAGATCGCCTAGATCAGAATCGTAATAATATGGCGGCCAAGCAAAAGACTCTGCTGGAAAAGACCGTGTACAGGTTTGAGCCATTGGTCCAGCAATGCGTGGAGTCCTCAATGGTGACCACTAGAAAGGTAGCAGAACTGCAG AATGCTGAGCGCAAGGCTCTGATGTGTCACATGAAAGTCTACGATGATACCTATACCTACACCAAATGGCTGGAAATCATTCGTCGCATGACCCACGAAGGTGCTCCTTGGCACTCTGCTGAAAGAGCTGAATG CTCTTGGGAGCTGGACGATACCGAGGGACCCTCTCGAGTGCACACTCGTCTGCGTCGCTGCCACCTGGACATCGATCGGCGCTTCTTCATGAACGAGTACAGGCCGGGACAAGGACATCGTGAGGATCTAGAGCCATATGTGCGTCCACTGGATTACCTGATAGCCAGCTATGATCAACAACTGAACATATCGCTGAACTCCCAAATCCTGTACAACTTTGCGGCCAAATTTCTGCCCGTGGACGGGGAGATCGAGGGCGAGATCATCATCACCGATCTGAAGCTCTACTTCCTGGCCACCTACCGGTGTCGGTACTTCAACGTAAACTGTGATATCGCCAACATAACCGAGATCTGGCTGAAGCGATACCAACACCAGGAGACGGCGTTCGAGATTCTACTCGACACCAACAAGTCGCTGTTCTTCTCGCTGCAGAATGCCGACGACTGGAAGATTATGCGCGAGGTATTCTGTGATAAAATCGTAGCCACGCCCGACCAGTCCAAGGTACTTGCCATCACCCAGCAGTGGCGCGAGGGTCTTCTGACCAACTGGGAGTACCTAATGACCCTCAACCAGATCTCGGGCCGTACTTACAACGATCTCATGCAGTACCCAGTGTTTCCCTGGGTGCTGGCCAACTACAACTCGGAGGTTTTGGACCTGCGAGAGGGACACAACTTTAGGCGACTTGGACGACCCATTGCCGTGCAGGTGGAGGAGAACGAGAAGCACTACATCAGCAACTATACA TACATTGACAGTACCAACACCACTATGGGCTCGCTGATCCTTAAGCCCTATCACTACAGCTCCCATTACTCGAATTCCGGCACTGTGCTGCACTTCCTGGTACGGGTTCCTCCGTTTACCAGCTACTTTCTGCGTTACCAGGACAACGACTTTGATTTACCGGATCGCACGTTCCATGCCCTGAACACCACTTGGTTGTTGGCTAGCCGGGATAGTCCCACGGATGTGAAGGAGCTCATTCCGGAATTCTTCTGCCTGCCCGAGATGTTTGAAAACTTCGAACGCTTTAAATTCGGCTGCCGACAAAATGGGGAGCGTGTGGAGGATGTCTCACTACCACCATGGAGTCAGCGGGACTCCCGGCTATTTGTCCTTATCCACCGCCAGGCATTGGAGTCGGAACTGGTACGGAATCAGATTCATAACTGGATAGACCTGATCTTCGGCTATAAACAGAGCGGGGAAAGTGCCGTGGAGGCCATCAATGTGTTTCACCCAGCA ACTTACGCCGTATTTCTGGACTCCGAGATCAGCGATCCCATCGAAAGGGAAGCAGTCAAGACAATGGTGAAGACATATGGTCAGATGCCCAGGCAGCTTTTTAAGTCGCCACATCCGGCGTCCAGGCCGCTGGACTACTCACTGGTGGACAAACCCATAGTGTCTACCGTACGCGGTCTGCGCTGGGGCGTCTATGTGGGATCGCCACAGCTGAAAGCTCCTTCATGGGCAAACATTCACAAGATACCAGGCACCGAGCACCTGGTTAGCTTCTGCAACACCAATGTGGTCTATGCTCTTCCTGGAAGAGCAAGTGTGATGCAGGGAGCTGAGCCGGATACATACAACGTAATCTCCTGGGGCTATGATGATCGCATTGTGAGGATCCAGCCACTCAACAAGCCGCAGGCCAAGCCAAAGAATCTTCTACACAATGGGACCTTTGACGACATTACCGCCTGTGGATGCGATGTGAACTCGAATCAACTTTGGTTTGGCCATAAATCTGGAAGGATTAGTGTTTACAAGTGCACCGGAGGACTGGATTCCCAGCAGCGAGCGTCGGCGAAGAGCCGGCAGAGCTATGCCCGCGGATTCAGCTTGTCTTACAActcagccttccggaagatgACTAACAAGGGAATCGGCGGAGGTGGATCGGAGCGAGTAGATGAAGCAGGCAACCTGCATCCAACCAGTTCGGCCTCCTCAGTTAACTCGTCCAGCACTTCCTCCGGCGGGGATGCTTTCCAGCGGGACGGTGCCGATCTTAATTGGCTGGGACCCACGTTGCTGGTGCGGCACACCGACGAGATTACCTGTATTACCCTCTCCGTGGAGTTTAAGATCGCGGTGACCGCGGGTCGCGATGGCATTGCCGTCATATGGGATCTCAATGA CTGGAGCTATGTACGCACGATTGCCCGCCCGGCAGAGATTCATCAGTCTCCAATAACACATGTGGCCATTAGTCCTACGCTGGGGGACATTGTCACGGTACACACTTTGCCCCAATCATCCACCACCAGTACGGATCCAAAGACCACGGCAGCTGCGACCAGACCTAATTCGCTGAACGTGGCCGACGAATGCTTTGAGGTAACGGAGGAGAACCTAGACGACTTCGTcaatgtgaatgtgaatccCAATGGCAAGTCAATTTTGAGGCTGCACTCAGTGAACGCGCGGTATGTGCAGCACCTGGTGCACGAGGATCGCATCCTGGCCGTGTGCTACTCCTACATCAAGGAAGGAGTTGGTGTCAATGTGATAGCCACTGCTGTGGAGGGAGGATTCGTGCGCTTCTGGTCCAGCTGGAACCTGAGCTTTGTCAGTGAGCTGACCACGGGCACATCGCCCATTCGAAG CATTTGCTACTCAACCCATCAGCATTTGGTGGTGCTAACGCGAGAGTCCCACATCCAAGTCTGGGAATCGGAGGGGCTCTATGGAAATGCCCCAAAATTCCCTCAAATCGTCTACAAATAA